In one Aeromicrobium wangtongii genomic region, the following are encoded:
- a CDS encoding mannitol dehydrogenase family protein: MKLSDGSLEQLPPEVGSPEYDRSAVTAGIVHVGVGGFHRSHQAVYVDRLLAAGATDWGICGVGLLPQDRAMQEALDGQDHLYTVVERHPDGSAQARVIGSIVEYLFAPDDVDAVIEKMASETTRIVSLTITEGGYNLIGGDGDFDADAPAIRADLEPGATPATVFGIVVEALDRRRRRGLDPFTVVSCDNIEANGAVARRAFQGFAALRDEELAGWIEQHVAFPHSMVDRITPVTTDADRAFVAEQFGIEDACPVTCESFLQWVISDEFSAGRPPLEDAGVSVVDDVRPYELMKLRLLNASHQVMGYLGSLAGLTHVHDAAHDDDFARLIRGYMEHEAQPTLEPVPDVDFADYRATLMERFGNGSIADTLARQCVDGSERLPKFLLPVVRAQLAAGGDIDRAVLALAGWARYAEGTDDEGRPLELNDVRHDEIAAAASRQGDDPTAMLELSMFEELRDDSRFVAAYVEALQGLRDHGARAAVAALTSGPGER; this comes from the coding sequence ATGAAGCTCAGCGACGGATCACTGGAGCAGCTTCCGCCCGAGGTCGGCAGCCCCGAGTACGACAGGTCGGCCGTGACGGCGGGCATCGTCCACGTCGGGGTCGGCGGGTTCCATCGCTCCCATCAGGCCGTGTACGTCGACCGGCTGCTCGCGGCGGGGGCCACCGACTGGGGCATCTGCGGGGTCGGCCTGCTGCCTCAGGACCGCGCCATGCAGGAGGCGCTGGACGGGCAGGACCACCTGTACACGGTGGTGGAGCGCCATCCCGACGGCAGCGCGCAGGCGCGGGTCATCGGCTCGATCGTCGAGTACCTGTTCGCCCCGGACGACGTCGATGCGGTCATCGAGAAGATGGCGTCCGAGACGACCCGCATCGTGTCGCTGACCATCACCGAGGGCGGGTACAACCTGATCGGCGGCGACGGCGACTTCGACGCCGACGCCCCTGCGATCCGGGCCGATCTCGAGCCGGGCGCGACCCCGGCCACCGTGTTCGGCATCGTCGTCGAGGCCCTGGACCGCCGTCGGCGACGCGGCCTGGACCCCTTCACGGTGGTCTCGTGCGACAACATCGAGGCCAACGGCGCCGTCGCCCGGCGGGCGTTCCAGGGCTTCGCGGCGCTCCGTGACGAGGAGCTGGCCGGATGGATCGAGCAGCACGTCGCGTTCCCGCACAGCATGGTCGACCGCATCACCCCGGTGACCACGGACGCGGACCGCGCCTTCGTGGCTGAGCAGTTCGGCATCGAGGACGCCTGCCCGGTCACCTGTGAGTCGTTCCTGCAGTGGGTCATCAGCGATGAGTTCAGCGCCGGACGACCGCCGCTGGAGGACGCCGGTGTCAGCGTCGTCGACGACGTGCGCCCCTATGAGCTGATGAAGCTGCGGCTGCTGAACGCCAGCCACCAGGTCATGGGCTACCTCGGCTCGCTGGCCGGGCTGACGCACGTCCACGACGCCGCGCACGACGACGACTTCGCGCGGCTGATCCGCGGCTACATGGAGCACGAGGCGCAGCCGACCCTGGAGCCGGTGCCCGATGTCGACTTCGCCGACTACCGGGCCACCCTCATGGAGCGCTTCGGCAACGGCTCCATCGCCGACACCCTGGCCCGGCAGTGCGTCGACGGGTCCGAGCGGCTGCCCAAGTTCCTGCTCCCGGTCGTCCGGGCCCAGCTCGCGGCCGGCGGGGACATCGACCGGGCGGTCCTCGCGCTGGCCGGATGGGCGCGCTACGCAGAAGGCACCGACGACGAGGGGCGGCCGCTCGAGCTCAACGACGTGCGCCACGACGAGATCGCCGCGGCCGCATCACGACAGGGCGACGATCCCACGGCGATGCTCGAGCTGTCGATGTTCGAGGAGCTCCGCGACGACTCGCGCTTCGTGGCCGCCTACGTGGAGGCGCTGCAGGGCCTGCGCGACCACGGCGCGCGCGCTGCGGTCGCCGCGCTCACGTCAGGCCCGGGTGAGCGGTGA
- a CDS encoding PGPGW domain-containing protein has product MKSKRFLRRVGIEVLGWTLVVVGLAALVLPGPGLLCLFAGLAVLSQQYEWAERRLRPVEVMALKSAAQGVETWPRIVASCIGALAIGAVGIVWGIRPDVPGWWPLAERWWLPGGWGTGATLIASSLMALALIVYSYKRFHGLSEQEAQMMAERLAKGETSS; this is encoded by the coding sequence ATGAAATCCAAGCGGTTCCTTCGACGTGTCGGGATCGAGGTCCTCGGCTGGACCCTCGTGGTGGTGGGCCTGGCGGCCCTCGTCCTGCCGGGTCCGGGGCTGCTGTGCCTGTTCGCCGGCCTCGCCGTCTTGTCCCAGCAGTACGAGTGGGCCGAGCGCAGGCTGCGTCCGGTCGAGGTGATGGCGCTGAAGTCCGCCGCCCAGGGCGTCGAGACGTGGCCCCGCATCGTCGCCAGCTGCATCGGCGCGTTGGCCATCGGCGCGGTCGGCATCGTGTGGGGCATCCGGCCGGACGTCCCCGGCTGGTGGCCGCTCGCGGAGCGCTGGTGGCTGCCCGGCGGGTGGGGCACCGGGGCAACGCTCATCGCGTCCTCGCTGATGGCGCTGGCCCTCATCGTCTACAGCTACAAGCGGTTCCACGGCCTCAGCGAGCAGGAGGCCCAGATGATGGCCGAACGCCTCGCCAAGGGCGAGACCAGCAGCTAG
- a CDS encoding WXG100 family type VII secretion target has product MASTSAADYPALGFDPAPGDAEAVEDAVSTLRSVKRALEDVAALLDGAPIDEWHGAVATAFDDLFRLELRPVVETAGTALEDSRRALDGWATDLRHYQRRARDLEVEAARAQQQAAAAASELDDVPVPDDASDPPSAERRGISQRITRADEGLAQHRRDAQALLTEYTDAGAAIGRLLEGAQEAAPVDLRRLTGLSGVAAIVVGSMTGPEGDQYLRDHPEAGALLLELRLRSEGLLDGAIESDAYRTWLENAARRGVSAETILDIARTHDIGPDDFAVLDGLEEVKDRDGKSFFVLPDDISDDDARKAVLMTYILNAGTDYGSASTDNDFDETPYSADEVQRIIDRQERNDWSYKDDVEFVHDNGGRLVTTPNGMLMGLGGNWLQSVYSQKGGTTWGDIFMLNIDDVDDPAAVLRETVEGGRTRYQDDDGSISEGSLDLDRLLHHEEMHSQQWAEKGHSGFLRSYIWEQIRGKNDTEEDAGLKDGGYR; this is encoded by the coding sequence ATGGCCTCGACCAGCGCGGCGGACTACCCGGCCCTCGGCTTCGATCCCGCCCCCGGCGACGCCGAGGCGGTGGAGGATGCGGTCTCGACCCTCCGGTCCGTCAAGCGGGCGCTCGAGGACGTCGCGGCACTGCTCGACGGTGCCCCGATCGACGAATGGCACGGTGCCGTGGCCACGGCCTTCGACGATCTGTTCAGGCTCGAGCTGCGACCGGTCGTCGAGACCGCCGGCACCGCGCTGGAGGATTCCCGCCGAGCTCTCGACGGCTGGGCCACGGACCTGCGCCACTACCAACGCCGGGCCCGGGACCTCGAGGTGGAGGCGGCCCGTGCGCAGCAGCAGGCGGCAGCAGCTGCATCAGAACTCGACGACGTACCCGTGCCGGACGATGCGAGCGACCCACCGTCGGCCGAGCGTCGTGGCATCTCGCAACGCATCACCCGAGCGGACGAAGGGCTCGCGCAGCATCGCCGCGACGCCCAGGCGCTGCTGACGGAGTACACCGACGCAGGTGCCGCCATCGGCCGGCTGCTCGAGGGAGCCCAGGAAGCCGCCCCCGTGGACCTGCGACGCCTCACCGGCCTGTCCGGTGTCGCCGCCATCGTGGTCGGGTCGATGACAGGGCCGGAGGGTGACCAGTACCTGCGCGACCACCCGGAGGCCGGTGCCCTGCTGCTGGAGCTTCGGCTGCGCAGCGAAGGGCTGCTGGACGGCGCAATCGAGTCGGACGCCTACCGCACGTGGCTGGAGAACGCGGCCCGTCGCGGCGTCTCGGCCGAGACGATCCTCGACATCGCCCGCACGCACGACATCGGCCCGGACGACTTCGCGGTGCTGGACGGGCTGGAGGAGGTCAAGGACCGGGACGGCAAGTCCTTCTTCGTGCTTCCCGACGACATCAGCGACGACGACGCGCGCAAGGCCGTGCTGATGACGTACATCCTCAACGCCGGCACCGACTACGGATCGGCGAGCACCGACAACGACTTCGACGAGACGCCGTACTCGGCCGACGAGGTCCAGCGCATCATCGACCGGCAGGAGCGCAACGACTGGAGCTACAAGGACGACGTGGAATTCGTCCACGACAACGGTGGGCGCCTGGTCACGACGCCCAACGGCATGCTGATGGGGCTCGGAGGCAACTGGCTGCAGAGCGTCTACAGCCAGAAGGGCGGGACCACGTGGGGCGACATCTTCATGCTCAACATTGATGACGTCGACGATCCCGCGGCGGTGCTGCGCGAGACGGTGGAGGGCGGCCGGACGCGCTACCAGGACGACGACGGCTCGATCAGCGAGGGCAGCCTCGATCTCGATCGCTTGTTGCACCACGAGGAGATGCACTCCCAGCAGTGGGCCGAGAAGGGTCACAGTGGGTTCCTCCGCTCCTACATCTGGGAACAGATCAGGGGAAAGAACGACACCGAGGAGGACGCCGGCCTGAAGGACGGCGGCTACCGTTGA
- a CDS encoding hotdog domain-containing protein has product MSDTPFDNPAATPEQVAAFSSVLDAVHAFHDALATAAPDAELLDRLAGDLRGWTDTLAPMVRPERERLSGYLATRLPSRGHLALPPVVVDLSEEDRIEGTLTFGPFFLGGGGAAHGGAILTVFDEVLGVLATADGKPARTAYLKSDFRSPVLLDTPVRVRAWVDRVEGRKRFIRGDMWAGETLCAEVDSLFVELR; this is encoded by the coding sequence GTGAGCGACACCCCGTTCGACAACCCGGCGGCCACCCCGGAGCAGGTGGCGGCCTTCTCGTCGGTGCTCGACGCGGTGCACGCGTTCCACGACGCGCTGGCGACCGCAGCACCCGATGCGGAGCTCCTGGACCGGTTGGCCGGCGACCTGCGCGGCTGGACCGACACCCTGGCTCCCATGGTGCGGCCGGAGCGCGAACGACTCTCGGGGTACCTCGCGACGAGGCTGCCGTCCCGCGGGCACCTGGCCCTCCCACCGGTCGTGGTGGACCTGTCCGAGGAGGACCGCATCGAGGGGACCCTGACGTTCGGGCCGTTCTTCCTCGGTGGGGGAGGAGCCGCGCACGGCGGTGCGATCCTGACCGTCTTCGACGAGGTGCTGGGTGTCCTGGCGACCGCGGACGGCAAGCCGGCCCGGACCGCCTACCTGAAGTCCGACTTCCGCTCGCCGGTCCTGCTGGACACGCCGGTGCGGGTGCGGGCCTGGGTGGACCGGGTGGAGGGCCGCAAGCGGTTCATCCGCGGCGACATGTGGGCCGGCGAGACGCTGTGCGCCGAGGTCGACTCGCTGTTCGTCGAGCTGCGCTAG
- a CDS encoding AMP-binding protein encodes MEADVFFPLTVMDFLDRAVTVYPDRIAVVDEPNQPAPSWGEITYAEMGRRAKAQAATLDELGVPVGGRVAIVSQNSARMLTSFFGVSGWGRVLVPVNFRLAVAEIRYIIEHSGAEVMMVDPDLRHLVDEIDCKHIFVLGEDDDKIWGSTAEPKAWEADATSKENATATINYTSGTTARPKGVQLTHRNNWLNATVFGWQASANDRDVHLHTLPMFHANGWGWPFIITGVGGKHVVIRQIDGTEILRRVQQHGVTVMCAAPAVVTAVLDAAKTWEGEIPGRDRVRIIVAGAPPPTRTIERVREDLGWEFIQIYGLTETAPLLTMSRMRAEWDDLDAHQQAVNLGRAGAPAIGVRMMVDDQGEVLAQSNHNLASYWENPEATEQAQAGNWFHTGDGGTFEDGYITIADRKKDVIITGGENVSSIEVEDALMSHPSVKEVAVIGIPDEKWGELITALVVLDPDEDPVDDAGLIAHCRTHLAGYKCPKRIEFRDELARTATGKLQKFKLREEFWKGHDRQVN; translated from the coding sequence ATGGAGGCTGATGTGTTCTTTCCGTTGACCGTGATGGACTTCCTCGACCGCGCCGTGACGGTCTATCCCGACCGCATCGCCGTCGTGGACGAGCCGAACCAGCCGGCGCCTTCGTGGGGCGAGATCACCTACGCCGAGATGGGTCGTCGCGCCAAGGCCCAGGCGGCCACGCTGGACGAGCTGGGCGTCCCCGTCGGTGGCCGGGTCGCAATCGTGTCGCAGAACTCCGCGCGCATGCTGACGTCGTTCTTCGGCGTCTCGGGCTGGGGACGCGTGCTGGTGCCGGTCAACTTCCGGCTCGCTGTCGCCGAGATCCGCTACATCATCGAGCACTCCGGCGCCGAGGTCATGATGGTCGACCCCGATCTGCGCCACCTCGTCGACGAGATCGACTGCAAGCACATCTTCGTCCTGGGCGAGGACGACGACAAGATCTGGGGCTCGACGGCCGAGCCGAAGGCATGGGAGGCCGACGCAACCTCGAAGGAGAACGCCACCGCCACGATCAACTACACGTCCGGGACGACGGCGCGGCCCAAGGGCGTCCAGCTGACGCACCGCAACAACTGGCTCAACGCGACGGTCTTCGGCTGGCAGGCCTCGGCCAACGATCGCGACGTGCACCTGCACACCCTGCCGATGTTCCACGCCAACGGCTGGGGCTGGCCGTTCATCATCACCGGGGTGGGCGGCAAGCACGTCGTGATCCGCCAGATCGACGGGACCGAGATCCTGCGCCGCGTGCAGCAGCACGGCGTGACCGTGATGTGCGCCGCTCCGGCGGTCGTCACGGCCGTCCTCGACGCCGCCAAGACCTGGGAGGGCGAGATCCCCGGGCGCGATCGCGTCCGCATCATCGTCGCCGGAGCGCCGCCGCCGACGCGCACGATCGAGCGGGTGCGCGAGGACCTCGGCTGGGAGTTCATCCAGATCTACGGGCTCACCGAGACCGCTCCCCTGCTCACGATGTCGCGGATGCGCGCGGAGTGGGACGACCTCGACGCCCACCAGCAGGCGGTCAACCTCGGCCGGGCCGGGGCGCCCGCGATCGGCGTGCGGATGATGGTCGACGACCAGGGCGAGGTGCTGGCGCAGTCCAACCACAACCTGGCGTCGTACTGGGAGAACCCCGAGGCGACGGAGCAGGCGCAGGCCGGCAACTGGTTCCACACCGGCGACGGAGGGACGTTCGAGGACGGCTACATCACGATCGCCGACCGCAAGAAGGACGTCATCATCACCGGCGGCGAGAACGTCTCCTCGATCGAGGTCGAGGACGCGCTGATGTCGCACCCGTCGGTCAAGGAGGTCGCCGTCATCGGCATCCCCGACGAGAAGTGGGGCGAGCTGATCACCGCGCTGGTCGTCCTCGACCCGGACGAGGACCCCGTCGACGACGCCGGCCTCATCGCGCACTGCCGCACCCACCTGGCCGGCTACAAGTGCCCCAAGCGGATCGAGTTCCGCGACGAGCTCGCCCGCACCGCCACGGGCAAGCTGCAGAAGTTCAAGCTGCGCGAGGAGTTCTGGAAGGGGCACGACCGCCAGGTCAACTGA